One genomic segment of Methanothermococcus okinawensis IH1 includes these proteins:
- the ileS gene encoding isoleucine--tRNA ligase — protein sequence MKEVKGAVNFREMDKEIKNFWEDNKIYQKVKKLNEHYPEYYFVDGPPYCSGAIHLGTAWNKTIKDTILRFKRMQKYNVLDKAGWDMHGLPIEVKVENEFNIKSKKDIETKIGTTEFIEKCKEFALRNKEIMENQFKNLGIWLDWENAYLPIKNDYIETGWWSLKKAYEKNLLSKDLRVGYWCPRCETSLAEHEVRGEYKEVLDPSVYVKFKLMDEEDEEDEIKEGNKNKNKEEKNTYLVIWTTTPWTLIANLLVSVHPDYDYAYVEVVLERDGQEIKETLIIAEALVEEVMKRARKDNNIKSYNIIKTVKGKDLEGKKYIHPLLEENEKQKEFSKLKNVHTVVLGEHVTLDGGTGLVHTAPGFGEEDFEVGKRYNVPIYSPIDDEGKYIEGKWKGVFVKDADEHVIKTLKDKNLLVSAGKIKHTYPHCWRCKTPLLFRATEQWFLNISKIKDDIIEHTKTVDWVPNWVETRYINGVKFVGDWNISRQRYWGIPLPIWVCEKCGKYEVIGSVEELKEKMINDVPLDDLHKPTMDKVILKCSCGGEMKRVPDVLDVWYDSGLAPYASINAKKLKKADFIVEGNDQVTKWFYSQHALSEIVFNDIPYKKCMMHGFALDENGNKMSKSLGNVVNPDDVVEEYGADLLRYYLLSANKAWEDIRFSYKELGEIKSLFNTLWNSYAFAVNYMVLDNFVPNDEYMNYLKDEDKWIISKINSLTKEIIEDLEMPHLHSYTWKLREFILNDLSRWYIKLIRSRTWMEKDDPEKLSAYQTLYYVLMKLITILAPVAPHISEKIYQNMRTQGMPESIFMNKITVDEKYINKTLEEDIEVVREIVDAILRGRDKVKHTLRYPISKIILPKSLENVVEKYGYIIKEQGNVKEIDVEEFKGNMTVKPNYRELGKVFKSEVPNVVKIINSINPNELSEKLKEEGTVEINGYEIKPEYVEFKIEIPENIVGMEFSKGSVYMDIELTEDIIKEGLMREVIRRIQSMRKDMDLDIEEKIKVKIEGIEFNEDILKSIEKEVRGMFVNEIKPDYEQEWEIKTPNKEVYKIKISIQKL from the coding sequence ATGAAAGAGGTTAAAGGAGCAGTTAATTTTAGAGAAATGGACAAGGAAATAAAAAATTTTTGGGAAGATAATAAGATATACCAAAAGGTAAAAAAGCTAAATGAGCACTATCCAGAATATTATTTTGTAGATGGTCCCCCATACTGTTCTGGTGCAATACATTTAGGAACTGCATGGAATAAAACAATAAAAGACACAATATTGAGATTTAAGAGAATGCAAAAATACAATGTTCTTGATAAGGCAGGATGGGATATGCACGGTCTTCCTATTGAGGTAAAGGTTGAAAATGAATTTAACATAAAATCAAAAAAGGACATTGAAACAAAAATTGGAACAACAGAATTTATTGAAAAATGTAAGGAATTTGCATTGAGAAATAAGGAAATAATGGAAAATCAATTTAAAAACCTTGGTATATGGCTTGATTGGGAAAATGCATATTTACCTATAAAAAACGACTATATAGAAACAGGATGGTGGAGTTTAAAAAAGGCCTATGAAAAAAATCTTCTTTCAAAGGATTTGAGGGTAGGATACTGGTGTCCAAGATGTGAAACTTCACTGGCAGAGCATGAGGTTAGGGGAGAATATAAAGAAGTTCTTGACCCATCAGTTTATGTTAAATTTAAATTAATGGACGAAGAGGATGAAGAGGATGAAATTAAAGAAGGAAATAAAAATAAAAATAAAGAAGAAAAAAACACATACTTGGTAATCTGGACAACAACCCCATGGACCTTAATTGCAAATCTTCTTGTTTCAGTTCATCCAGATTATGATTATGCCTATGTTGAAGTTGTTTTAGAAAGAGATGGGCAAGAAATAAAAGAAACATTGATAATAGCTGAGGCATTAGTTGAAGAAGTTATGAAGAGAGCTCGTAAAGATAACAATATAAAATCATATAATATAATAAAAACTGTAAAAGGAAAGGATTTGGAAGGTAAAAAATACATTCATCCATTGTTGGAAGAAAACGAAAAACAAAAAGAATTTTCAAAACTAAAAAATGTCCATACTGTGGTATTGGGAGAGCATGTTACATTGGATGGCGGAACTGGTTTAGTTCATACTGCACCAGGATTTGGTGAAGAGGACTTTGAAGTTGGTAAAAGATACAATGTTCCAATTTACTCTCCAATAGATGATGAAGGTAAATATATAGAAGGAAAATGGAAAGGAGTGTTTGTAAAAGATGCTGATGAACATGTTATAAAAACTTTAAAAGATAAAAATCTTTTAGTTTCAGCAGGAAAAATAAAACACACATATCCGCACTGTTGGAGATGTAAAACACCACTTTTATTTAGAGCTACTGAGCAATGGTTCTTAAACATATCAAAGATAAAGGATGACATAATAGAACATACTAAAACTGTTGATTGGGTGCCAAATTGGGTAGAAACAAGATACATAAATGGAGTTAAATTTGTTGGAGATTGGAATATAAGCAGGCAGAGATATTGGGGAATACCACTTCCAATATGGGTATGTGAAAAATGTGGAAAGTATGAGGTAATAGGAAGTGTTGAGGAATTAAAGGAAAAGATGATAAACGATGTCCCTCTTGATGACCTTCATAAACCTACAATGGATAAGGTTATTTTAAAATGTAGCTGTGGAGGAGAAATGAAAAGAGTGCCTGATGTTCTTGATGTATGGTATGACTCAGGATTGGCTCCTTATGCATCAATAAATGCAAAAAAACTTAAAAAAGCTGATTTCATTGTTGAAGGAAACGACCAGGTTACAAAATGGTTCTACTCCCAGCATGCATTGAGTGAAATTGTATTCAATGATATACCCTATAAAAAATGCATGATGCACGGATTTGCACTTGATGAAAACGGAAACAAAATGAGCAAAAGTTTAGGCAATGTGGTAAATCCAGATGATGTAGTTGAAGAATATGGTGCGGATTTATTGAGATATTATTTACTCAGTGCAAATAAGGCATGGGAAGATATAAGGTTCTCATATAAGGAGCTCGGTGAAATAAAAAGTTTATTCAATACTCTTTGGAATTCCTACGCCTTTGCAGTAAATTATATGGTGCTTGATAACTTTGTGCCAAACGATGAATATATGAATTATTTAAAGGATGAAGATAAGTGGATAATAAGTAAAATAAACAGTTTAACAAAGGAGATAATTGAAGATTTAGAAATGCCTCATTTACATTCCTATACATGGAAATTAAGAGAGTTCATATTAAACGATTTAAGTAGATGGTATATTAAACTTATAAGAAGTAGAACATGGATGGAAAAGGATGACCCTGAAAAACTTTCAGCATATCAAACATTATACTATGTATTGATGAAGTTAATTACAATTCTAGCACCTGTTGCACCACACATAAGTGAAAAGATATATCAAAACATGAGAACACAAGGCATGCCAGAAAGTATATTTATGAATAAAATAACTGTTGATGAGAAGTATATAAATAAAACACTTGAAGAGGATATAGAAGTTGTAAGGGAAATTGTAGATGCCATATTGAGAGGAAGGGATAAGGTAAAACACACATTGAGATACCCAATATCAAAAATAATACTTCCAAAGAGCCTTGAAAATGTGGTGGAGAAATATGGCTATATCATAAAAGAGCAGGGCAATGTTAAGGAAATAGATGTTGAAGAGTTCAAAGGAAACATGACTGTTAAGCCAAATTATAGGGAGCTCGGAAAGGTATTCAAAAGTGAGGTTCCAAATGTTGTAAAAATCATTAACTCCATAAATCCAAATGAGCTCAGTGAAAAATTAAAAGAAGAGGGAACAGTTGAAATTAATGGATATGAGATAAAACCCGAATATGTCGAATTTAAAATAGAAATTCCAGAAAACATCGTAGGCATGGAATTTTCAAAGGGAAGTGTATATATGGATATTGAACTAACCGAGGATATTATAAAAGAGGGACTTATGAGGGAGGTCATTAGAAGAATTCAATCTATGAGAAAGGACATGGATTTAGATATTGAAGAGAAAATAAAGGTAAAAATAGAAGGCATAGAATTTAACGAAGATATATTAAAGTCCATTGAAAAAGAAGTAAGAGGTATGTTTGTAAATGAAATAAAACCAGATTATGAACAAGAATGGGAAATAAAAACCCCTAACAAGGAAGTTTATAAAATAAAAATATCAATACAAAAATTATAA
- a CDS encoding DUF356 domain-containing protein, whose amino-acid sequence MVLLLIRGDNYEKIKNALADIHRHAKLTIIGKPKIMVPEAADELLKYILGGIKKPCKKACLVKIEENAPRAIDKIRKIHPPAHIVVISERHEPYPYLIEDLPKMPPLKGYYKSKGGDEEENEKEKMAGLQKSKKFINLLLNLN is encoded by the coding sequence ATGGTATTACTACTCATACGGGGCGACAATTACGAAAAGATTAAGAATGCTTTGGCAGATATACATAGACATGCAAAATTAACAATAATTGGAAAGCCAAAAATCATGGTTCCAGAGGCTGCGGATGAGCTCCTAAAATACATACTTGGAGGTATTAAAAAACCATGCAAAAAAGCATGTTTGGTTAAAATCGAAGAAAACGCTCCAAGAGCAATAGATAAAATAAGAAAAATCCACCCTCCTGCACATATCGTGGTGATAAGTGAAAGGCATGAACCGTATCCTTATCTTATTGAAGACCTTCCAAAAATGCCTCCATTAAAAGGATATTATAAAAGTAAGGGTGGCGATGAAGAAGAGAACGAAAAAGAAAAAATGGCAGGCCTCCAAAAAAGCAAAAAATTTATAAATCTTCTTCTCAATCTAAATTAA
- a CDS encoding type I restriction endonuclease subunit R has translation MGNTSEDKIVEQPAINWLSDGEGYQYIHGKELTPEKGERETFADVILKERFLKAIRTLNPTIPDAALKEVYKRIISLSNISIEEANYNFHRLLINGIPIEYRDKEGNIKADIVKLIDFNNINNNSFLISNQFVVKEENKDGVRFDLILFINGLPIALFEFKNPANSSIKSAYKQIQNYKELAPQIFYYNEILVISNLLKTKIGSITANYERFSKWRGINDKYDYEEKTTPSLEVLIKGLFNRKRLLEYIQDFIVYEIDKKQIIKKIAMYHQFYDVRKAVNRTLKAINSKDKRIGTFWHTQGSGKSLSMLFYTRKIIKLPELNNPTILILTDRNDLDDQIYKTFIKTELGTYGKKAESIEDLRDKLNIKSGDIIFTTIQKFQLTKDEKGNNNKDNIFPKISDRNNIIVIADEAHRSQYKKLAQNIRGALPNAMFIGFTGTPIELEDKSTTNTFGDYAGIYTIKDATEDGAIVPIYYEARFSELHLSNEYLDLDFENITKELENSKEENIKRRFSAVETLITTPSRMEKIAKDIITHFNGKELNTKAMVVCISRNAAVEMYNYMKKIKDCPEIAVVMSGNKSHDPKKFWEHIRTKHELEELAERFKNPNDPLKIVIVVDMWLTGFDVPVVDRMYIDKPMKNHNLLQAVARVNRVYPNKAGGWIIDYIGITDDLKKSLDRYSGKVVKETMLPLNEALKLMKDKYDIARLYLNKIDYSNWKSLSNTELAKLIQMAYYKITEDDKKEKGILRNYLKLVSELTKVHALVSPHPEAMKIRDDLEFFQLVAKNLRNYTYTKNNEISDSLEDALIELVNRSIQAKDVINIFGLKDTKSISIFDPKFLKYLNNIKVKDVQVKVLEKLLNDQVKVLLKRNRIKRKSFQEKIEEAIRKYNNRLITVEQVMEQLMNIAEELKYSSDNAKKLGLTDEEEVFYDALIYLYSNSNLNDDEMEIIIEIVREITEKIKKNLSTDWFRYESSKARVRASIKRILRKYDIKHKILKQKNMDELTDIIFKQAIELYRDYPLTS, from the coding sequence ATGGGAAATACCAGCGAAGATAAGATAGTAGAACAGCCCGCTATAAATTGGTTAAGTGATGGGGAGGGATACCAATATATACATGGAAAGGAGCTCACCCCAGAAAAAGGAGAAAGGGAAACCTTCGCAGATGTGATTTTAAAAGAAAGATTTCTAAAAGCCATAAGAACATTAAATCCAACTATTCCAGATGCCGCACTAAAAGAAGTATATAAACGAATAATATCATTATCAAACATAAGCATAGAAGAGGCAAACTATAATTTTCATAGATTACTTATAAACGGAATACCCATAGAATATAGGGACAAAGAAGGCAATATAAAAGCTGATATAGTAAAATTAATAGATTTTAACAATATAAATAATAACTCTTTTTTAATATCAAATCAATTTGTGGTAAAGGAAGAAAATAAGGATGGAGTAAGATTTGATTTAATCCTATTTATTAATGGATTACCGATAGCATTATTTGAATTTAAAAATCCAGCCAACTCATCCATAAAAAGTGCATATAAACAAATTCAAAATTATAAGGAGCTCGCACCCCAAATATTCTACTACAACGAAATATTAGTAATAAGCAACCTATTGAAAACTAAAATAGGAAGTATCACAGCAAATTACGAAAGATTTTCAAAATGGAGGGGGATTAACGATAAATACGACTACGAGGAAAAAACAACCCCTTCATTAGAGGTTTTAATTAAAGGATTATTCAATAGAAAAAGGCTTTTAGAATATATTCAGGATTTTATAGTATATGAAATCGACAAAAAACAAATTATTAAAAAAATAGCTATGTATCACCAGTTTTACGATGTTAGAAAAGCAGTAAATAGAACCCTGAAAGCCATAAACTCAAAAGATAAGAGAATCGGAACATTTTGGCACACACAGGGAAGCGGTAAATCTTTATCCATGTTATTTTACACGAGAAAAATTATAAAACTTCCAGAACTAAATAATCCAACAATATTAATTTTAACCGATAGAAACGATTTAGACGACCAAATTTATAAAACCTTTATAAAAACTGAGTTAGGAACATACGGAAAAAAGGCAGAATCAATAGAAGACCTTAGGGACAAGTTAAACATTAAATCGGGGGACATAATATTTACAACCATTCAAAAATTCCAACTAACAAAGGATGAAAAAGGAAATAATAATAAAGATAATATATTCCCTAAAATCTCAGATAGAAATAACATTATAGTGATTGCAGATGAGGCACATAGGAGCCAATATAAAAAACTTGCCCAGAACATAAGAGGAGCTCTACCAAATGCAATGTTTATTGGATTCACAGGAACGCCAATAGAACTTGAAGATAAATCTACAACAAATACTTTTGGAGATTACGCAGGAATATATACTATAAAGGATGCGACAGAGGATGGGGCTATTGTTCCTATTTACTATGAGGCAAGATTTTCAGAGCTCCATCTTTCAAATGAATATTTGGATTTGGATTTTGAAAACATAACAAAAGAGTTGGAAAATTCAAAGGAAGAAAATATAAAAAGAAGATTTTCAGCAGTTGAAACCCTTATTACAACACCATCAAGAATGGAAAAAATAGCAAAAGATATTATTACCCACTTTAACGGCAAAGAATTAAATACAAAAGCCATGGTCGTATGTATAAGCAGAAATGCCGCCGTAGAAATGTATAACTATATGAAAAAAATAAAAGATTGCCCGGAAATAGCCGTAGTAATGTCTGGAAATAAAAGCCACGACCCTAAGAAATTTTGGGAGCATATACGAACAAAGCATGAATTGGAGGAGCTCGCAGAAAGATTTAAAAATCCCAATGACCCTTTAAAAATTGTTATAGTTGTGGATATGTGGCTCACAGGTTTTGATGTGCCTGTTGTGGATAGGATGTATATTGATAAACCTATGAAAAACCACAATCTATTACAGGCAGTTGCAAGAGTAAATAGGGTGTATCCCAATAAAGCAGGTGGCTGGATAATCGATTATATTGGAATTACCGACGACCTTAAAAAATCGCTTGATAGATACAGTGGAAAAGTTGTAAAAGAAACCATGCTCCCACTTAACGAAGCGTTAAAGCTAATGAAAGATAAGTATGATATAGCAAGGCTGTATCTAAATAAAATAGATTATTCCAATTGGAAATCCTTATCAAATACGGAGCTCGCAAAACTTATACAGATGGCATATTACAAAATCACAGAGGATGACAAAAAAGAAAAAGGAATTTTAAGAAATTATTTAAAATTGGTATCGGAATTAACAAAGGTTCATGCACTTGTGAGCCCACACCCTGAGGCAATGAAAATTAGGGATGATTTAGAATTTTTCCAATTGGTAGCAAAAAATCTTAGAAATTATACCTACACCAAAAATAACGAAATATCGGACTCCTTAGAAGATGCACTTATAGAGCTCGTAAATAGAAGCATCCAAGCAAAAGATGTTATAAATATCTTTGGATTAAAGGATACTAAATCTATATCGATATTTGACCCCAAATTTTTAAAATATCTTAATAATATTAAGGTTAAGGATGTTCAAGTTAAGGTTTTAGAAAAACTACTAAATGACCAGGTAAAAGTATTACTTAAACGAAATAGAATTAAAAGAAAATCTTTTCAAGAAAAAATAGAGGAAGCTATAAGAAAATATAACAATAGATTAATTACTGTTGAACAGGTAATGGAGCAGCTTATGAATATCGCTGAGGAATTGAAGTATTCCTCAGATAATGCTAAAAAACTTGGTTTAACTGATGAAGAAGAGGTATTTTATGATGCTCTAATATACTTATATAGCAATTCAAATTTAAACGACGATGAAATGGAAATTATTATAGAAATTGTAAGGGAAATTACCGAAAAAATAAAGAAAAATTTATCCACAGATTGGTTTAGATATGAGAGCTCAAAAGCAAGAGTTAGAGCATCTATAAAACGTATATTGAGAAAATATGATATAAAACATAAAATATTAAAACAGAAAAATATGGATGAATTAACAGATATAATTTTTAAACAGGCTATTGAATTATATCGAGATTATCCATTAACTTCATAA
- a CDS encoding HepT-like ribonuclease domain-containing protein, with protein sequence MRYYQRLSILKDKRKYLLHILDECEYLLNTSHNLDYNTFIEDETLKRAFVRSLEIIGEAVKNIPNEIRDSHPEIQWRNIAGMRDVLIHKYFGVDYYLVYDVVINKIPKLKPIIEKILKE encoded by the coding sequence ATGAGATACTATCAGAGGTTGAGTATATTGAAGGATAAAAGAAAATACTTACTACATATACTCGATGAGTGTGAATATTTGCTAAACACATCACATAACTTAGATTATAATACATTTATAGAAGACGAAACATTAAAACGAGCATTTGTTCGAAGTTTGGAAATAATTGGTGAAGCTGTTAAAAACATACCAAATGAAATAAGAGATTCTCATCCAGAAATACAATGGCGAAATATCGCAGGCATGAGGGATGTTTTAATTCATAAATACTTCGGGGTAGATTATTATTTAGTTTATGATGTAGTAATAAATAAAATTCCAAAACTAAAACCCATCATTGAAAAAATTTTAAAAGAGTGA
- a CDS encoding nucleotidyltransferase family protein: MKTLNEIKKIILEHKKELREKYKVKTIGIFGSYARGEQKETSDIDILVEFEEGYKNFDNFMNLYYYLKDIFKTDVDLLTKESISKHLRNEILSEVEYIEG; this comes from the coding sequence ATGAAAACCTTAAACGAAATTAAAAAGATTATCTTAGAACATAAAAAGGAACTAAGAGAAAAATATAAGGTTAAAACTATCGGAATATTTGGAAGTTATGCAAGAGGGGAACAAAAGGAAACATCAGATATAGACATATTAGTTGAGTTTGAAGAAGGATACAAAAATTTTGATAATTTTATGAATCTTTACTATTATTTAAAAGATATTTTTAAAACAGATGTTGATTTATTAACCAAAGAAAGCATTTCTAAGCATTTAAGAAATGAGATACTATCAGAGGTTGAGTATATTGAAGGATAA